The DNA segment CGAACGAGAACGTGCCCACGGCATCGCCCGGGTCGTTTATCGTTATGTCATTACTGGCAATCTCGGTATCCGTTGCAACCTCTATGGCGATCCAATCGATGTTTCCGTCCGTCACAGGACCGTGGTCCATTATGTACCAGCACATGTAGTGGGTCGTCACCCTCTCTCCGCCGATGTAGTTGTCCCTCTCGACCTCCATGTCAGCATCGAAGAGGACCACCCAATATATGTAGTCCAACAACCAGTAGTGCTGTGTTTGGTCTTCGTTCCAGACCTCGATTACATAAGCTTCTATGCCTGCAGCGGATCCGGGGATCTCGTAGCTGAGTACGATCTCCTCACTGCTCGGGACCGTTCTGTCATTCCACTCCCTCTTCTGGACTGGAGTTCCCGACGGATCGTAGAACAACAGTATGTCATAGACGTCGTCCTCCACACCCTCGATGTGTATGCTGATCGTCTCATCGGGGACGAACTGCGTGTTGCTGTGCGTGAAAGGGCTCTCCTCTATCCAGAGGGCAGTCGGCTGCGCCATGGCCCCAGGGCTCCATGCACAGAAAGCCATGCTCACCAATACAAATACCAATAGGGCAACAATACCTTTCTTCATTTTACACCCTCACTGTCGATTTTCAAGTGATTTCCCATATCCCTTCTGCCCTTCTCAGGGCTGCGACAAAATAAACCTGCACTATATAAATATTGTTGTATCAGTGCTGGGGCTTGGAGTTGAGGACCCTGAAGGCCTCATCCTTCAGCTTCATGGCCTCGGACTTGGACCCGTTGGCCAGCTTCATGTCGCTGAGCCGGAAGAGCCTGTCCGCCAGAGCCTGGCGGTCGTCCGAGTCGCGGAGCAGCACGACGCTCTTCTCCATGTAGCTCATGGCCTTGTCCGGCTTCTTCCTCGTGCTGAGTATGTTGGCCATTGTCATGTAGACGGAGCTCGTAACCTCCGGGTCCTCGAGGCCGGATGCGATCTCCAGCGACCTCTCGCAGAGCTCCGAGGCCCGCTCGGGGTCGTCGAGCTCCAGGAGCACGTTGGCGTGGTTGCACATTGCCAGGCACTCGATCCTCATCTGCCCGTCCTCATGGGCCAGGGCGACGCTCTGACCGAGCCTCTCGTCGGCATCCTCCAGCTTGTTCATCCTCATCAGGACGGTTCCCAGGTGGTTCAGGATCTCGGCCTCCTCCTTCTGGCTGCCCCGGCTCATCTCCAGGCTCTTCTCGAGGCTCTTCCGTGAGGCGAAGAGCTGGCCTTTCCGCAGCTGCGCGATCCCCAACAGCTTCAGCGTGTCCGACAGCTCCTCCTCTTTCCCCGTCCCGGAGTAGCGGCTCTGGCTCATCCTGAGCTGCTTCACCGCCTCGCCGTAGTTCCCCTTCTGGATGTTCAGCATGCCGAGCCCGCGGTAGGCGTTGGCCTCCCCGAGCGCGTTGTCCGCCTTCCTGGAGAAGTGCAGCGCCCGCTCGAAGAACTCCTCCGAGCTGGTGAAGTCCTCGACGTCCGCCGCGAGCGTCCCGATGCGGATGGCCGACTCCATCTTGTCGATCGGCCCGCCGAGCTCCCCGGCCTTCTCGTAGAGGTCCAGCGCCCGCTCGGTCCTGCCCAGGGCCTCGCTGATCCTCGCCTGTATCATCGTGAGGAGCGGGTCGTCCTCGTGGTCCTTCTGCAGCTCCTCGATGATCCCCGCGATCTCGTCGCTCAGCCCGCGGGATATGAACTCCACCGCCCTCTTCTTCACCAGCCGCAGGGCCTCCGGCCTCCTTCCCGCCCGGACGAGGTGGTAGAGCCTCTGGAAGTCCTCCTCTCTCTTGAGGTATATGTCCGCGGCGGTGCTGTGGTATCTCCTGAGCCGTTTCTTGTCCTCTCTCAGCCCCTTCAGGACGAACTCCTTGACGATCTCGTGCATCCCGAAGTTCTCGCCGTCCTCGAGCAGGATGGACCTCTCGACGAGGTCCTCGATGGTCTTCTGGCTGACGGGACCGAGGGCCTCCGGCGGGAAGCTCTCCCTGAAGACCGCGCACCTGGCCAGGACCTCTTCCTCGTCATCTGTCAGCTCGGGGACTATCGCCTCGTGCACGTACGTCAGGTGGTCCTCCCTCGCTTCCTTCGTCTCGGACAGCCTGTCCGCGGAGACGAGGAGCAGCTGCATCGGGTGCCCCTCGGTGAGAGAGTAGATGCCCTCGAACGCCTCGTCGTCAAGCGGCCCGTGGTGGCCCTCTAGGAGCTCTCTGGCGGCTTGGCTGTCCAGCCCGCCCAGGCTGAACTCCGCGACCGTTCCCTTGACGGTAATGTCCGCCCGGTTGTAGAAGGAGGGCTTCCTCCTGCTCACGGCTATGATCTTGACCGCCCAGTTCTCACTCATGTCCATCAGCGCGGACAGGAAGGACTGGACGTGCTCGGACTTGTGGCAGTCGTCGAAGACCAGCAGACCGCTCCGCAGGTCCTCCCGCAGAACGAGCGCGAGCTCCCTCGGGTCGGGCTGGAACGTCTTGGCGTACCGGAACATGCGGTCCTTCCCCTGCTCCTTCAGGAATGATGCCAGCGCCCTCATTATCGTGCTGGGCGAGTCCCACTCGTGGGTCCTGTGGAAGAAGGACGCGCCATTGTACTCGGAGGCGATTTTGGCGGCAAGCGAGGTCTTCCCGACGCCCGTGACGCCCATGAGGGAGATCAGGAGCGGTCTGCGCACGTCCGGAGTGGATCTCTTCAGCAGTCTTGAGAGATTCTCGACCTCCTTCTCCCGACCGAAGAACCTCTCTGGAAGCGGGAAGGGCCTGCTCGGCGGGAGCCGCTTGAGGAGGCTGAGGTCGACGAGGTCCGTTACGACGATCTCCTCCAGTGCCCTGGACGCGGACAGGCCGATATCCCGACGCATCCTCTCGAGGGCTTCCTTGCCACTCATCTGGACCTCGCTTCCGTCCAAGTCCTTCAGCGTGACCTCCTTCTTCAGGATGGCTTCCCTCATCTCGTTGGCAAGGTCCTTGCCCTTCTCGGTGAGGAAGTAGGACATCATCTTCTGCTTGGAGGCCGTTATCCTTCTGCGGTCTTCCTCGACGTACCCTTCCTTCACGAGCCTCTTGACCTCGAACGACACGCCGGCTCGGGTCGCACCTATTGATTTCGCAATCCCCTTCTGCGTCACTTCCGGGGGTAGGTAGTAGGAATCCTTCTCACGGCAGTATTCTCTGAGATGAAGGACTATCCTGTCCGATATCGTAGTCTTGGACAAACCTCAACCCCCTTTCAGTACTGAATGGTCTGACGCATTTTAAACCTATTCGGTAAAGGGAAATGTTCGAAGGAGCCGGAAAAACCGGGGTCGCCTACTCCTCCTCGTCCTCGTCTTCTTCATCGGGGGGCTCCTCGAGCCCGAGAAGGGCGGGCAGCCCCTCCAGGTCCGGGACCTCCAGAGCCGGCTTCGTGGGCGCAGAACCGAGCCTCTCCTTCTCCCTGTTGACCCAGATCGCCGCTATCCCGGAGTTGACCGCGCCGACGACGTCCATGTCCAGCGAATCACCGAGGTGCACGGCCTCCCTGGGCTTGACCCCCATCTTCTTGAGCGCCGCCGTGAATATCTTCTTGGCGGGCTTGTAGGATTTCGTGCTCTCGGACGTGATGACCTCGTCGAACACGAGGCCGTTGGAATCCAGGGACGCGGTCAGGAAATCATCGTCGGCGTTGGAGATGACGCACTTCGGGACCTCCTCAAGCAGGTCGAGTATCCTGTTCACCTCCGGGTAGACGTCGGCGTAGCACCATCTCTGGTGCAGGCTCTCCGTGTATGCGAGCGGGTCCGCCTTCACCTTGTGGGCCTTGAACATCTTCCCGAGGCTGATCTCGTTGGCCTCCTTCATCGTGTGGAAGTCCTTGTTGAGAACGTTCCAGAACTCCTCCGACCATTTGTCGAGGAACTCCTCTCCCTCTACCTTCAGCTCGTATTCCTTCACGATGTCGTCGGCGACTTCGAGGAGGGTGTACTTGATGTTCTCCAGGATGGTCCCGTGCGCATCGAAGAACAGAACGCTAATCTCCATGGGACCTCCCCGCGTGCTCGCACATGTCCCCGAGGGGGCATGAGGCGCACTCTGGCTTCCTCCTGCAATGGTTCTTCCCCAGTTGCACCATCAAGGCGTGGAACTCCCGATAGGTTTTCAAGTCTTTCGGTATGATTCTCTGGAAATGGAATTGTATTTCGTCGTACTCGTCGAGGTCGAACAGGCCCGATCTGTTCCCTATTCTCCTCGTATAGGCGTCGACGACGAAGTACAGCTTGTCGCTCGCATAGCACAGGATCGAGTCCGCGGTCTCGGGACCGATCCCGTCCAGGGTCAGGAGCTCCTCCCTCAGCGAGTCCCCGGGTTTCTCCAGGAAGGAATCCACGTCCCCGTAGTTGTCGCGGATGTACGAGGCCATCGCCTTCAGTCGCAAGGGCTTGGTCCTGGGGAACCCGCACGGGGCGGTGAGGGACGCGATCTGGCCCGTATCGGCCTGCGCAAGCGCATCCAGGCCCATCAATCCAGCCCCTTTGAGGTTCTCGATGGACCTCTCCACGTTCTTCCAGGCGGTCTGCTGTGTGAGGATCGCGCCAACGATGACCTCGAAGGCGGTCTCGGCGGGCCACCAGTCCTGCGGGCCGAAGTCATCCAGCAGCTTGTGATAGACTTCCATCAGCCTTTGCATTCAATGTGAATATGTCCGTGCGACTTCAATATTGCGGGTCTCGGGTTCCCGTGTACGGAAAACTTGAATACGGGGCCCGCGATAACGCTGCGGGGAGACGATTTGGAGATTGCCGCCGTCATCATGGACTGGTATGGGGTCATCGGCGACCGGGAGGAGACGTCCAAGAAGTATCGGACGGTCTACGCGTCCCTTCTGAGGTCCCGCTACGGCGGCTCCTTCGGGCGGTGGGTCAAGGCACACGACCTGGCATTCGAGTGGTACGTCACGGAGTGGCAGAGGCTGTACGAGAAGCACCGCAACGGCTCCGCGTTCGAGAAGGACCTTGAAGCGAAGACAGTGAAGATGGCGTTCAAGGAGGCCGGACTGCACATCGAGAACGGAGAGGCGTTCCGCATCTCGACCGAGCTGGAGTACGATATCGCTTCCCGGCTTGGATCCGTCTATCCCGACGTCGCCTCGTCGCTCGAGAAGATCAGTGAGATGCCGATCGACCTCTACATCGCCTCGAACGTGTCCTCGGACCATCTCAGGGGCCTTCTTGTAAGCTCGGGTCTGAAGGACACGTTCCTGAAAAGGCTGACCCCCGATGAGATGGGTGCGCGGAAGTCCGACGAAGTGTTCTGGAAGGAGGCCTTCAAGGAGTTGGGACTGCCCCCAGACGGATGTCTCGTCGTTGATGACGCCAGTGCCAGCTTGAAGCAGGCGAAGGACATGGGCGCCGCCACGGTCTGCCTGCAACGAAAGGCCCCGCACAAACCCTGCGCGATAAAAGGCTTCAAACCCGACTTCACGATCGGGTCGCTGAAAGAACTTCCGCTGATAGTCAGAAAAGGACTGGGGTCGAAGGACTAGATCCTCGCTTCGCTCTGGAGGACCTCTCTTATCTTCTTCGCGGCGCCGTCGACAGCTTGGAAGACATTATCATCGCCCTCATTGCCCATCGCGACGAGGAGTGCCTTCTTCGACAGTCCGATGGCGACGAGGGTTCCGTTCTCCGACTGCACGATGACCCGCTTGGGCGTTCCCCTGCTGAGCCCTGTGTACACGACCTCGGAGGCTCCAAGGAGCGTCGCCGAGAGGGTCGCGAACGTCTCAACGTGAACCTCGTCAGGGATGTTCCAGGCTATCGGAACGCCGCTCCTCGAGACAATGGCCGAGATATCGACATTGTGGTCGGAGCTCAGCTCGTTCAGAATACTTTTGAGGTCATCAACCGTTGACAATCAATCACCCAGCGTCCTGAAGGAGAAATTCGTGTGAATATATAAGAATGATGTTGTCCTTCTCAGGACCGATACTGTTCTCGCGAGGGGTCGGAAGAACGCCGAGACAAACTATAATTACGTTGTTCAGGATAGGCTCCTTATGCCCATGAAGAAGGGTGCTAGGGTCGCCATCGAGAGCGCCCTGAGCATCCAGAGGGGAGAGTCCGTTCTCATCGTCACGGACACCGGAAAGGAGAAGATAGCCGAGGCACTCTTCGACGGCGTCGCCGAGGTGGGTGCCGAACCCGTGATCGTGAAGATGCTCCCGCGAAAGAGGCACGGCGAGGAACCGCCCAAGGCCATCGCCAACATGATGCTGGACGCACACGTCGTAATCGGCGTCACGACATTCTCGTTCTCTCACACCCAGGCCAGGAGGAACGCGTCCAGGGCCGGAGCGAGAATAGCCACCATGCCGGGCATCACGGAGGACATGATGAGCGACGGCGCCATGCTCGCCGACTACCGCGAGGTCGAGAGAACCATGCGGAGGCTCTACAGGAAGCTGAGGGGTGCGAAGAGGATCGAGATCTTCTCCGATATCGGTACGGACATCACCCTGAGGACCGCGAGGAGGGACTGGATCACGGACGACACGGGCATCTGTCACAAGAAGGGGGCATTCACGAACCTTCCGGCGGGGGAGCTCTTCATCGCTCCCGTCGAGGGAAGCGCGGAGGGAAAGCTGGTCGTGGACGGGGCCTTCCACGACGTGCTCAAGAATCCCGCGACGATATGGGTCAAGGAGGGGATCGCGACCCGGATAACCGGGGCGAAGTCCGCGGTGGCGGAGATGAACAAGGGTGGAAGGGACGGCAGGCTGGTCTGCGAGTTCGGGATGGGGCTGAACCCGAGGGCGAGGCTGATAGGCAACTTCCTGGAGGACGACAAGGTGCTGGGGACGGCGCACGTCGCCTTCGGGGACAACAGCACGTTCGGCGGCAGGATAAAGTGCGGTGTGCATGTGGACGCCATCATGCGAAAGCCGAGGGTGATAATCGACAACAGGCTTGTCCTCGAGGACGGCGAGCTGAAGATCTAGAGGACGATGTCCAGGTCCGCACCGCAGGAGGCGCACTTATCCCCGTCGAGGTTCGTCTCTCCGATGCTGAACCCCCACCTCTCTATCAGCATGGCACTGCATTCGGGGCAGTACGTGTTCTCCCGCGGGTCGTGCGGTATGTTTCCCACGTAGACGTACTTCAGGCCCTCCGACCGGGCTATCTCGAAGGACTCGTCCAGCGTATCCATCGGGGTCCTCTTCCTGTCCTTCATCTTGTAGTCCGGATGGAACCTTGAGAGGTGCACGGGCGTCCTCTCCCCGAGGTTCTCGACGACCCACCGGCAGAACTCCCTCGTCTCCTCGGGGCTGTCATTCTCGTCCGGCACGATGAGCTTGGTGAGCTCGAGGTGAATCCCGAGCTCCTTCGCCAGGATGCACGTGTCGAGCACGGGCTGGAGCCTACCCTTGCAGAGCTTCCTGTAGAATTCCTCCGTGAACGCCTTGATGTCCACGTTCATGGCGTCCAGGTACTCCGCTAGCTCCCTGAGCGGGTCCTCGTTGATGTACCCGTTGGTGACGTAGACGGAGTAAAGCCCGGCCTCCTTCACCAGCTTGCTCGCGTCGTACGCGAACTCGTGCCATATGGTCGGCTCGTTGTAGGTCCACGCGACGCCGCTGGACCCGTACCTCTCGACGAGCGGGAGGACGTCCTCGGGAGCGATGTCCCTCATGGGGATCGTCCCGTACTTCACCTGCGATATCGTGTAGTTCTGGCAGAAGGTGCACTTCATGTTGCACCCGACCGTTCCGAAGGAGAGAGCGCTCGTCCCCGGGTGGAAGTGATAGAGGGGCTTCTTCTCTATCGGGTCGTTGGCAACGGAGGATGCCTTCCCGTAGATGAGCGTGAAGAGCTTCCCGCCCTTGTTCTCCCGGACCCTGCAGAGGCCCAGCTTGCCGTTGCTTATCTTGCAGGAAACAGGGCACAGGAGGCACTGGACCTTCGAGTCCCCCAGGTCCTTCCAGAACCTCGCTTCTCTCACTGCGTCATTCGATTTATGAAGCAAACCTCCGTGCCGGATGCCCTTCACCAGCGAATAATACGGAAGGTCAGTATTTAAAGGATTTGCGGGCCGCCAGCGAGAGGTGTTCCCAGCCCCTGTTGGGGAGCGGACGCTTCTCCCCGCCAATCTCGAGGACGTTCTCCCCGGACTCGACGACCTCGCCCATCCGCCAGAGACCTGAACCCGCCCGCTCAAGCGTCTGCCGCACGTCCTCCAGGCCGTCCTTTCTGACGGTGAAGACGAGCTCGTAGTCCCCGCCGAAGTAGAGGACGAGGTCCTCCTGCGGGATGTCTGGGAACGCGGTCAGGTCCTGCGACTTGGGTATCTCTTCGTATGCGATCTTGAAGTGCGAGCCTCCGAGCTCGGTCATCTGGTGGAGGGAAGAAGCGAGCCCGTCGGAGATGTCCATGCACGCGGTCACAGAACCCGCCGAGGAGAGGGCCATGCCCTCCCCCACCCTTGGGCGGGGAGCGAGGAGAGCGGATATGGAATCATCCAGGTTCAGTCCCCTCTTCAGGGCGAAGTAGCCGCACGCCGCCCGCCCCAGAGGGCCTGTCACACAGACCTGATCGCCGACCCGCGAGCCGCTCCTGAGGAGTATGTCCTCCTTCGGGACCGTCCCTATCGCCGTTCCCGAGAGCGTGAACTCCTCACTCTCCTTGGTGTCCCCGCCAAGGATCTCCGTTCCGTACTCGGAGCAGCACTTCTCCATGCCGAGGACGCACTTCTCAAGGTCCTCGTATTCCATCTCCCTGGGCAGCCCGAGGGCGACGAGAAATCCGAGCGGTTCCCCGCCCATCGCGGCGATATCGCTGAGATTGATGGCGGTGACGTACCACCCCGTCTGGAACGGGGTCATCGGCTCCGGGATGTGGGTCTTCCTCACCATCAGGTCCGTCGTGACGAGCAGGTACGAATCGCCAAGCGGGATGGCAGCAGTGTCGTCCCCCAGTCCTATGCCCCGTTCGGCCTCACCGAGGAGGTCCTTGATGCGCCGAATGATCTCCCTCTCTCCCAGATCCTCGAGCTTGGCGGGCATCCTGTGATTAATGGGTCGCTACGATAAAAAGGTGTTCGGTTCCTCGAGCGGGATTGCTGACCCGAAAAAAGTTTAAATGTCGCAATCGGTATGCGAAGCCCAAGCGGGTGTAGTGTAGCCTGGTATCACTTGAGCTTGCCAAGCTCATAACCCGGGTTCAAATCCCGGCGCCCGCATCGATTCGAGGTCCGCTCGGTGTCTCAGAAATCCTCTCTGATGACATCCAGCGCATCACTGCCGAACAGCTTCACGAGCATGGGCACTTCGAGACAGTGTTCTCTCAAGAGCTCGGGGTCCGTCAGCACATCCGCCGTCTTGCCGTCCGCAACGACCCTGCCGTTGTCCAGGAGTATGGCCCTGTCGCATATCCCGAGGAGCATCTCGATGTCATGCGAGGCGATCAGTTTCGTCGCTCGGAGCCCCTTCAACATCTCGATCATCCTCCTCCTCGCCAGCGGGTCCAGGTTGGACGTCGGCTCGTCGAGCAGGATGATCTCGGGCCCCATCGAGAGGACCGTCGCGACGGACACCTTCTTCTTCTCTCCGAGGCTCAAGTGGTGCGGGCATCTGTCCTCGTAGCCGTTCAGACCGACCTCCGTCAACGCCCATCTCACCCTCTCGCGGACCTGCTCCTCTGGAAGGCCCATGTTGATCGGGCCGAAGGCGATGTCATCGAAGACGGTCGACATGAAGAGCTGGTCCTCCGGGTCCTGGAACACCAGCCCGACGCGCTTTCTGATGCTCCCGACGTTCCTCCTCTCCAGCGGCATCCCCAGGATCTCGATGGACCCGTCCTGCTTGCTCAAGATGCCATTCAGGTGCAGCAGCAGAGTGGACTTGCCCGCGCCGTTCGGTCCGACCAGAGCCACGCTGTCGCCGTTGGATATATCGAAGGAGACATCTTCCAGGGCGCTCGTTCCGTCCGAGTACCTGTAGCTCAGGTTCCTAACCACGACCGGGTTGCCGTTGTTCTTCATTCAGGTCCCTCCCACGTAGATCGAGCTCGTGAAGGCGGCCACGTGTAGCAGGACCGCCACGGCGACTATCGAGACGGCCTTCGCCCAGTCCTTCG comes from the Candidatus Thermoplasmatota archaeon genome and includes:
- a CDS encoding HAD family hydrolase, with protein sequence MEISVLFFDAHGTILENIKYTLLEVADDIVKEYELKVEGEEFLDKWSEEFWNVLNKDFHTMKEANEISLGKMFKAHKVKADPLAYTESLHQRWCYADVYPEVNRILDLLEEVPKCVISNADDDFLTASLDSNGLVFDEVITSESTKSYKPAKKIFTAALKKMGVKPREAVHLGDSLDMDVVGAVNSGIAAIWVNREKERLGSAPTKPALEVPDLEGLPALLGLEEPPDEEDEDEEE
- a CDS encoding endonuclease III domain-containing protein, with translation MEVYHKLLDDFGPQDWWPAETAFEVIVGAILTQQTAWKNVERSIENLKGAGLMGLDALAQADTGQIASLTAPCGFPRTKPLRLKAMASYIRDNYGDVDSFLEKPGDSLREELLTLDGIGPETADSILCYASDKLYFVVDAYTRRIGNRSGLFDLDEYDEIQFHFQRIIPKDLKTYREFHALMVQLGKNHCRRKPECASCPLGDMCEHAGRSHGD
- a CDS encoding HAD family hydrolase; protein product: MEIAAVIMDWYGVIGDREETSKKYRTVYASLLRSRYGGSFGRWVKAHDLAFEWYVTEWQRLYEKHRNGSAFEKDLEAKTVKMAFKEAGLHIENGEAFRISTELEYDIASRLGSVYPDVASSLEKISEMPIDLYIASNVSSDHLRGLLVSSGLKDTFLKRLTPDEMGARKSDEVFWKEAFKELGLPPDGCLVVDDASASLKQAKDMGAATVCLQRKAPHKPCAIKGFKPDFTIGSLKELPLIVRKGLGSKD
- a CDS encoding roadblock/LC7 domain-containing protein — encoded protein: MSTVDDLKSILNELSSDHNVDISAIVSRSGVPIAWNIPDEVHVETFATLSATLLGASEVVYTGLSRGTPKRVIVQSENGTLVAIGLSKKALLVAMGNEGDDNVFQAVDGAAKKIREVLQSEARI
- a CDS encoding aminopeptidase, producing MPMKKGARVAIESALSIQRGESVLIVTDTGKEKIAEALFDGVAEVGAEPVIVKMLPRKRHGEEPPKAIANMMLDAHVVIGVTTFSFSHTQARRNASRAGARIATMPGITEDMMSDGAMLADYREVERTMRRLYRKLRGAKRIEIFSDIGTDITLRTARRDWITDDTGICHKKGAFTNLPAGELFIAPVEGSAEGKLVVDGAFHDVLKNPATIWVKEGIATRITGAKSAVAEMNKGGRDGRLVCEFGMGLNPRARLIGNFLEDDKVLGTAHVAFGDNSTFGGRIKCGVHVDAIMRKPRVIIDNRLVLEDGELKI
- the amrS gene encoding AmmeMemoRadiSam system radical SAM enzyme encodes the protein MREARFWKDLGDSKVQCLLCPVSCKISNGKLGLCRVRENKGGKLFTLIYGKASSVANDPIEKKPLYHFHPGTSALSFGTVGCNMKCTFCQNYTISQVKYGTIPMRDIAPEDVLPLVERYGSSGVAWTYNEPTIWHEFAYDASKLVKEAGLYSVYVTNGYINEDPLRELAEYLDAMNVDIKAFTEEFYRKLCKGRLQPVLDTCILAKELGIHLELTKLIVPDENDSPEETREFCRWVVENLGERTPVHLSRFHPDYKMKDRKRTPMDTLDESFEIARSEGLKYVYVGNIPHDPRENTYCPECSAMLIERWGFSIGETNLDGDKCASCGADLDIVL
- the thiL gene encoding thiamine-phosphate kinase; protein product: MPAKLEDLGEREIIRRIKDLLGEAERGIGLGDDTAAIPLGDSYLLVTTDLMVRKTHIPEPMTPFQTGWYVTAINLSDIAAMGGEPLGFLVALGLPREMEYEDLEKCVLGMEKCCSEYGTEILGGDTKESEEFTLSGTAIGTVPKEDILLRSGSRVGDQVCVTGPLGRAACGYFALKRGLNLDDSISALLAPRPRVGEGMALSSAGSVTACMDISDGLASSLHQMTELGGSHFKIAYEEIPKSQDLTAFPDIPQEDLVLYFGGDYELVFTVRKDGLEDVRQTLERAGSGLWRMGEVVESGENVLEIGGEKRPLPNRGWEHLSLAARKSFKY
- a CDS encoding energy-coupling factor ABC transporter ATP-binding protein, whose product is MKNNGNPVVVRNLSYRYSDGTSALEDVSFDISNGDSVALVGPNGAGKSTLLLHLNGILSKQDGSIEILGMPLERRNVGSIRKRVGLVFQDPEDQLFMSTVFDDIAFGPINMGLPEEQVRERVRWALTEVGLNGYEDRCPHHLSLGEKKKVSVATVLSMGPEIILLDEPTSNLDPLARRRMIEMLKGLRATKLIASHDIEMLLGICDRAILLDNGRVVADGKTADVLTDPELLREHCLEVPMLVKLFGSDALDVIREDF